From a single Vibrio chagasii genomic region:
- a CDS encoding CoA-disulfide reductase, giving the protein MKVVVIGGSAAGMSFAAKYKRNQPSDEVIVLDKRSYISFGACGLPYFAGGMFDDTERMISRTPEQAIRSGLDVRIETEMVALDRVEKQIKVRHKGEESIIDYDMVVIATGARPIVPSLGEYNSEHVYTLTSMEDGLAVKEALKDSDKQRVCVIGAGFIGLEVFDAAHGLDKHVTIIEREQHIMSRQFSPEIIEVVEGAIRESGADLKTGCSVSAIRNAEQGGYIVETDNGNVEADVVIMSLGFKPNTEAFELPKAANGALLVDEFGATEDAHIYAVGDCAVVHHMALGKSVYVPLATTANKQARMMADKLAGKDTYMSGFLGSSCLKVLDYELACTGVSELLAKEHGLEVKVSTISDKNQTDYYPGQEDIKVKLVYHPETNVLLGGEIVGKKGAVGRINALAVAITAKMTTQQLGYMDFCYAPPFARTWDALNVAGNVAK; this is encoded by the coding sequence ATGAAAGTTGTTGTTATAGGCGGTAGCGCCGCTGGTATGAGTTTCGCAGCTAAGTACAAACGTAATCAACCGTCAGACGAAGTCATTGTTCTCGATAAACGCAGTTACATCTCATTTGGCGCATGTGGTTTACCCTACTTTGCGGGTGGCATGTTTGACGACACAGAACGCATGATTTCTCGTACACCAGAACAAGCGATTAGATCTGGCTTAGACGTTCGTATTGAAACAGAAATGGTCGCACTAGACCGCGTTGAAAAGCAGATTAAAGTCCGTCATAAAGGCGAAGAGAGTATCATCGATTACGATATGGTGGTGATTGCTACAGGCGCGCGTCCAATCGTTCCTTCGCTCGGTGAATACAACTCAGAACACGTATATACACTGACAAGCATGGAAGATGGCTTAGCAGTTAAGGAAGCTTTGAAAGACAGTGACAAACAACGAGTGTGCGTAATTGGCGCTGGTTTTATAGGTCTAGAAGTATTCGACGCAGCACATGGCCTCGACAAGCACGTAACCATCATCGAACGTGAACAGCACATCATGAGCCGCCAGTTCAGTCCAGAGATCATTGAAGTAGTTGAAGGGGCAATTAGAGAATCAGGTGCAGACCTGAAAACAGGGTGCAGCGTGTCTGCAATTCGTAATGCAGAGCAAGGCGGTTACATTGTAGAAACCGACAACGGCAATGTTGAAGCAGACGTTGTGATCATGTCACTTGGTTTCAAACCAAACACAGAAGCATTCGAGTTACCAAAAGCAGCGAACGGCGCACTACTAGTCGATGAGTTTGGCGCAACAGAAGATGCGCACATTTACGCTGTTGGCGACTGTGCCGTGGTTCACCACATGGCGCTAGGCAAATCAGTGTATGTCCCACTGGCAACCACTGCCAACAAGCAAGCGCGCATGATGGCTGACAAACTTGCAGGCAAAGACACTTACATGAGTGGTTTCTTGGGCTCGTCTTGCTTGAAAGTGCTGGACTACGAACTTGCATGCACTGGCGTATCGGAACTTCTAGCTAAAGAACACGGTTTGGAAGTGAAGGTTTCAACCATTTCAGATAAGAACCAAACCGACTACTACCCAGGCCAAGAAGACATTAAAGTGAAGCTGGTTTACCACCCAGAAACTAATGTGCTGCTTGGTGGCGAAATCGTTGGCAAGAAGGGCGCAGTAGGACGAATCAATGCACTCGCTGTTGCCATCACTGCGAAGATGACTACACAGCAACTAGGTTACATGGACTTCTGCTACGCACCACCGTTCGCACGTACTTGGGATGCATTAAACGTGGCGGGTAACGTGGCAAAATAA
- a CDS encoding cation:dicarboxylase symporter family transporter: MSVSFIGLSILFFGFYALLSNFKKQKKSFNFRVLSALAAGLLFGGAIQLVFGVGNVATSGFAELISVFGKGYIKLLQMIVIPLVFVAMISSIMNVEGGGALSRIAPKIIGILLFTCAISAAVGIASIYLFGIDANALVSTIGTNSAIEARGDSLVATQDAMASSGLSGMALSIIPTNIFDMLTGSQRTSTLSTVLFGMFLGYCILQVKNRKPEKVQNFVDFINSAKEVVLSMVREILKLTPYGVFALMTTFMMTNDLFALAEMGRFLLASYVAIGVMFGIHFVMVSMFGLSPAKFMKKIWPVLVFGFGSRSSMAAIPLNVETQTQRLGVDEETANMSATFGTSIGQNGCAGIYPAMLAIMAAQVMGMPVDLGFILQLIAVIAIASFGIAGVGGGATFAAVAVLTIMGLDITVVAILVSIEALIDMARTALNISGSMLSGVLTAKKNGSLNTEQYDADVAATVSKEAAV, encoded by the coding sequence ATGAGCGTTTCATTTATTGGATTAAGCATACTGTTCTTTGGGTTCTACGCACTGTTGTCGAACTTCAAAAAGCAAAAGAAAAGTTTTAACTTCCGCGTACTCAGTGCGCTCGCTGCCGGCTTGTTGTTCGGTGGTGCAATTCAACTGGTTTTTGGTGTCGGCAACGTCGCGACATCTGGCTTTGCTGAACTAATTTCAGTGTTCGGTAAAGGCTATATCAAACTTCTACAAATGATCGTTATCCCGCTCGTATTCGTGGCTATGATCTCTTCGATCATGAACGTTGAAGGTGGTGGTGCACTGTCTCGTATCGCACCAAAAATCATCGGTATTCTACTTTTCACTTGTGCAATCTCAGCAGCCGTTGGTATCGCGAGTATTTACCTATTTGGTATCGATGCAAATGCGCTAGTGAGCACAATCGGCACCAACAGTGCAATTGAAGCACGCGGCGATTCATTGGTAGCAACACAAGATGCAATGGCGAGTAGCGGTCTGTCTGGTATGGCGCTATCTATCATCCCAACCAACATCTTTGACATGCTAACAGGCTCTCAGCGTACCTCGACACTATCGACAGTATTGTTCGGTATGTTCCTTGGCTACTGCATCCTACAAGTGAAAAACCGTAAGCCTGAGAAAGTGCAAAACTTCGTTGATTTCATCAACTCTGCAAAAGAAGTTGTACTGTCAATGGTACGTGAAATCTTGAAGCTAACGCCTTATGGTGTATTCGCTCTGATGACAACCTTCATGATGACCAACGACCTATTCGCACTCGCTGAAATGGGCCGTTTCTTGCTAGCAAGCTACGTGGCAATCGGCGTGATGTTCGGCATCCACTTCGTGATGGTATCGATGTTCGGCCTTTCTCCAGCCAAGTTCATGAAGAAAATCTGGCCAGTGCTAGTATTCGGCTTTGGTTCTCGCTCAAGCATGGCGGCAATCCCACTAAACGTTGAAACACAAACTCAACGCCTAGGCGTAGATGAAGAAACGGCAAATATGTCAGCAACATTTGGTACCAGTATCGGTCAGAACGGTTGTGCGGGTATCTATCCAGCAATGCTAGCTATCATGGCGGCTCAAGTAATGGGTATGCCAGTTGACCTAGGCTTCATCCTACAACTGATTGCTGTTATCGCGATTGCTTCATTCGGTATCGCAGGTGTTGGTGGCGGTGCAACGTTTGCAGCAGTAGCAGTACTAACCATTATGGGTCTAGATATCACAGTAGTAGCAATTCTAGTGTCTATTGAAGCTCTGATTGACATGGCGCGTACCGCGCTAAACATCTCAGGCTCTATGTTGTCTGGTGTTCTAACAGCTAAGAAAAACGGCTCACTGAACACAGAACAATACGATGCTGATGTAGCTGCAACAGTTTCAAAAGAAGCAGCAGTATAA
- a CDS encoding RidA family protein produces MKQIIATEQAPAAIGPYSQGTSYGEMVYTSGQLPLVPETMQFVEGGIKEQACQSLENLKAVLEASGAGLDTVLKTTCFLSDMENFVAFNEVYTEIFGTENAPARSCVEAARLPKDALVEVEAIAYKK; encoded by the coding sequence GTGAAACAGATCATTGCCACTGAACAAGCACCAGCAGCTATCGGACCGTACTCACAAGGTACGTCTTACGGCGAAATGGTTTATACCTCAGGTCAATTACCTCTTGTTCCAGAAACCATGCAGTTTGTTGAGGGCGGTATTAAAGAGCAAGCTTGCCAATCTCTCGAAAATTTGAAGGCCGTTTTAGAAGCGAGCGGAGCTGGGCTAGACACTGTATTGAAGACAACTTGCTTCCTGTCAGACATGGAGAACTTCGTTGCGTTTAACGAAGTGTACACCGAAATATTTGGCACGGAGAACGCACCTGCTCGTTCTTGTGTAGAAGCAGCAAGACTACCAAAAGACGCATTGGTTGAAGTTGAAGCCATCGCATACAAAAAATAA
- a CDS encoding PAS domain-containing protein produces MNVKQVRFTDEDRECLSNYFRLADTLADLIGPYCEVVIHSFESLENSVVKIVNGHHTGREIGSPITDLGLRMWSTFEKTGEVSPKSYFTNAADGSLLKSTTCVLAGPQKKPIGMLCINMNLSFPFPEIVKTLMPTCNVSQTLVSETFSKSANDVIQQALTAAIKEVEQDETISCKSRNKAIIRCLFDNGVFELKETTTQVSEQLGISRQAVYKFIREFKSE; encoded by the coding sequence ATGAATGTAAAACAAGTTAGATTCACCGACGAAGATAGAGAATGTTTAAGCAACTACTTTCGCTTAGCAGACACACTCGCTGATTTAATTGGCCCCTATTGCGAAGTAGTCATTCATTCATTTGAAAGCTTAGAAAACTCGGTCGTGAAAATCGTCAATGGTCATCACACAGGTCGTGAAATTGGCTCTCCAATCACAGATCTCGGTTTACGTATGTGGAGCACATTCGAGAAAACTGGCGAAGTTTCTCCAAAGAGCTACTTCACTAATGCAGCAGATGGTTCCCTACTAAAATCGACCACCTGTGTGCTAGCAGGCCCACAGAAAAAGCCGATTGGCATGCTGTGTATCAACATGAACTTATCCTTCCCATTCCCAGAAATCGTTAAAACGTTAATGCCAACGTGCAACGTGTCTCAAACACTAGTCAGTGAGACTTTCAGCAAAAGTGCAAACGATGTGATTCAACAAGCACTGACTGCTGCAATAAAAGAAGTAGAACAAGACGAAACGATTTCCTGCAAAAGTCGCAACAAAGCCATCATTCGTTGTTTGTTTGATAACGGCGTATTTGAGCTAAAAGAGACGACGACACAAGTATCAGAACAACTTGGGATCAGCCGTCAGGCGGTTTACAAGTTTATCCGTGAATTTAAATCAGAATAA
- the phnC gene encoding phosphonate ABC transporter ATP-binding protein gives MNNIIEVNKVNKTFGSNKALNSINLTITSRKMTALLGPSGSGKSTLLRHLSGLVIGDKGNDSNIRVLGKTVQSNGKPDAKVRERRAKAGYIFQQFNLVNRLSVMTNVLIGALSSTPKWRTLTGMFTVEQQQQALEALRRVGMEDFAGQRVGNLSGGQQQRVAIARALMQKAEIIFADEPIASLDPESARIVMELLTDINEKEGIPVIVTLHQVDHALKYCENIIALKDGQVFYEGKSAELTKPQLEDLYRSKKTANAPHIQSNDVLAASF, from the coding sequence ATGAATAACATCATTGAAGTTAACAAGGTCAACAAAACATTCGGTTCGAATAAAGCACTGAATAGCATCAATTTGACGATTACCAGCCGCAAGATGACGGCGTTACTTGGCCCATCGGGTTCCGGTAAATCTACGTTGTTGCGTCATTTAAGTGGACTAGTTATTGGCGATAAAGGTAACGACTCAAACATTCGAGTTTTAGGCAAGACTGTTCAATCCAATGGTAAGCCTGATGCCAAAGTTCGTGAGCGACGTGCGAAAGCGGGCTACATCTTCCAACAATTCAATTTAGTAAACCGTTTATCGGTGATGACCAATGTACTGATTGGTGCACTGAGTTCGACTCCTAAGTGGAGAACGCTAACTGGCATGTTCACGGTTGAACAGCAGCAACAAGCATTAGAAGCATTGCGTCGAGTCGGTATGGAAGATTTCGCGGGCCAACGTGTTGGCAATCTATCTGGTGGCCAACAGCAGCGTGTTGCGATTGCTAGAGCATTGATGCAAAAGGCTGAAATCATTTTTGCTGATGAACCCATCGCTTCGCTTGACCCAGAATCTGCGCGCATCGTGATGGAACTGCTGACCGACATTAATGAAAAAGAAGGCATTCCTGTCATCGTCACACTTCACCAAGTGGACCATGCCCTTAAGTACTGCGAAAACATCATCGCTCTTAAAGATGGCCAAGTGTTCTATGAAGGAAAGAGTGCGGAACTCACTAAGCCTCAGCTTGAAGACCTATACCGCTCTAAAAAAACGGCGAACGCACCACACATCCAATCTAACGACGTGCTTGCTGCGTCTTTTTAA
- the phnD gene encoding phosphonate ABC transporter substrate-binding protein, with translation MFHSIKSGIKKASMLATVLMTTFTASHAFANDAINFGIIATDAQQNLRQRWEPLLDDLGEALGKPVKAYFAPDYAGIIQAQRFGKVDFAYYGNKAAMEAVDRADAEVFARYIDADGLQGYYSLLIVNAENDSINTLQDVLDQHEKLRLGNGDPNSTSGFLVPNFEAFANNGVSANDFHRNVTASHGANVMAVANNQVDVATNHTMSLVRIEEQNPELFNKLKVVWQSELIPSDVITYRKGLDEELKQKAREFFVAYGEEPQQLENLSLLAWSGFAATDNKQLLPIRQMEAFKKLVEAENNSNLSEKDRTKRMAQYQAEIDQLQTEIDALKG, from the coding sequence ATGTTTCATTCAATCAAGTCGGGAATTAAAAAAGCCTCAATGTTGGCAACGGTACTGATGACAACGTTCACTGCTAGTCATGCTTTTGCAAACGACGCAATCAACTTCGGCATTATCGCGACCGATGCGCAACAAAACTTACGTCAGCGCTGGGAGCCTCTTTTAGATGATTTAGGCGAAGCCTTGGGTAAGCCCGTGAAGGCGTATTTCGCTCCCGATTACGCGGGAATCATCCAAGCGCAACGTTTTGGAAAAGTTGATTTTGCCTACTACGGAAACAAAGCGGCAATGGAAGCTGTTGATCGTGCCGATGCGGAAGTTTTTGCCCGTTATATCGATGCGGATGGCTTACAGGGCTATTACAGCCTACTTATTGTTAATGCAGAAAATGACAGCATCAACACGCTTCAAGATGTTCTAGACCAACATGAGAAACTCAGGCTTGGCAACGGTGATCCTAACTCCACGTCAGGCTTCTTAGTACCAAACTTCGAAGCGTTCGCCAACAATGGTGTATCAGCCAACGATTTCCATCGCAACGTCACTGCTAGCCATGGCGCAAACGTAATGGCCGTAGCCAACAACCAGGTTGATGTTGCCACCAATCACACCATGAGCCTTGTTCGTATCGAAGAACAAAACCCTGAATTGTTTAACAAGCTGAAAGTGGTTTGGCAGTCAGAGCTCATCCCTTCAGATGTGATTACTTACCGAAAAGGCTTAGATGAAGAGCTAAAGCAGAAGGCGCGTGAATTCTTTGTCGCTTATGGAGAAGAGCCTCAACAGCTTGAAAACCTGAGCCTGCTAGCTTGGTCTGGCTTTGCTGCAACCGATAACAAGCAACTGTTGCCAATTCGTCAAATGGAAGCGTTTAAGAAGTTGGTTGAAGCGGAGAACAACAGCAACTTGAGTGAGAAAGATAGAACTAAGCGCATGGCGCAATACCAAGCTGAAATCGACCAACTACAAACTGAAATTGATGCCCTTAAAGGCTAA
- the phnE gene encoding phosphonate ABC transporter, permease protein PhnE, producing the protein MTAITQRYEPSSKLSIKNGVIAVIALLVLSWAWQGAEMAPMMFFEHPENMVQLGKDFFPADFSESNVYFSEMLVTIQVGIWGTVLSILLAIPFGILSAENLMPSWVTFPIRRLMDCLRAINEMVFAMLFVVVVGLGPFAGVMALFIHTTGVLAKLFAEAIEAIEPGPMEGIKATGANPFEVILYGVIPQVMPLWISYSLYRLESNIRSATVVGMVGAGGIGVLLWQSISGFQLQQTAAIMAIVIVTVSVIDFVSQIIRKKFI; encoded by the coding sequence ATGACTGCAATAACTCAACGTTACGAACCTTCATCGAAGCTGTCGATTAAAAATGGTGTGATTGCTGTGATAGCACTTCTGGTCCTTAGTTGGGCGTGGCAAGGCGCAGAGATGGCACCAATGATGTTCTTTGAACACCCAGAGAATATGGTTCAGCTGGGCAAGGATTTCTTCCCGGCAGATTTCAGTGAAAGCAACGTTTATTTCAGTGAAATGCTAGTAACGATTCAAGTGGGTATTTGGGGAACCGTGTTATCGATTCTGTTAGCGATTCCATTTGGTATTTTGAGTGCTGAAAATCTGATGCCGAGCTGGGTGACATTTCCAATTCGTCGACTAATGGACTGTCTACGCGCTATCAACGAAATGGTGTTTGCGATGCTGTTTGTGGTGGTTGTTGGGTTGGGGCCGTTTGCCGGTGTGATGGCGCTGTTTATTCACACGACAGGCGTACTTGCCAAGCTATTTGCTGAAGCCATTGAAGCGATTGAACCCGGACCGATGGAAGGTATTAAAGCGACTGGTGCTAACCCATTTGAGGTAATTCTATACGGTGTGATTCCACAGGTGATGCCACTTTGGATTTCATATTCACTGTACCGCTTAGAGTCGAATATCCGCTCTGCAACGGTTGTAGGCATGGTTGGCGCAGGTGGTATCGGTGTACTGCTTTGGCAATCGATCTCAGGTTTCCAGTTGCAACAAACTGCCGCGATTATGGCGATTGTTATCGTAACGGTCAGTGTTATCGACTTCGTTTCTCAAATCATTCGTAAGAAGTTTATCTAG
- the phnF gene encoding phosphonate metabolism transcriptional regulator PhnF, with protein sequence MPVYLDIASQLEQEVKDRFVPGDYLPPESKLAERFAVNRHTLRRAVDELVSTGLIQRHQGKGNMVIREPSEYRLHSGAHFTKNLIEQGAMPRCEVLQSRLINVSPKIAGYLKVEEGSKVIHIRTLRKTGDTPRTIIDHYLPNLVWWPILKNFTNGSLHQFIQRGLETDLERKETRVGAKIPSNEECRLLQISTNTPLLKIKTTNVIKGTQVVAEFSSSNTRADATEIVMEH encoded by the coding sequence ATGCCCGTTTACTTAGATATTGCTTCACAGCTTGAACAAGAGGTGAAAGATCGTTTTGTTCCCGGTGATTACCTTCCTCCAGAGTCAAAATTGGCAGAGCGCTTTGCCGTGAATCGTCACACGCTTCGCCGCGCTGTCGATGAGTTGGTATCAACGGGATTGATTCAACGTCATCAAGGCAAAGGCAACATGGTGATTCGTGAGCCAAGTGAGTATCGACTTCACTCTGGAGCACATTTCACCAAGAACCTGATTGAGCAAGGCGCAATGCCAAGATGTGAGGTGCTTCAGTCTCGCCTTATCAATGTATCCCCCAAAATTGCGGGTTACTTGAAGGTGGAGGAAGGGAGCAAGGTTATTCATATCCGTACCCTGCGAAAAACGGGAGATACGCCAAGAACCATTATCGATCACTACCTGCCGAATCTGGTGTGGTGGCCGATTCTCAAGAATTTCACTAACGGTTCTTTGCACCAGTTTATTCAGCGTGGTTTGGAGACTGATTTAGAGCGAAAAGAGACTCGTGTTGGGGCAAAAATCCCAAGCAATGAAGAGTGTCGCTTGCTGCAAATCAGCACCAACACACCGCTACTCAAAATTAAAACCACCAACGTAATTAAAGGCACTCAAGTAGTAGCGGAATTCTCAAGTTCCAATACCCGTGCCGATGCAACTGAAATAGTAATGGAGCACTAA
- the phnG gene encoding phosphonate C-P lyase system protein PhnG, translating to MTALKERQNWMSVLAQSQFSELKTRWEALGLEAEYAMVRQPEVGLAQVRARMGSTGRQFNMGDVTVTRAVIKLTTGELGYSYLQGRSKPHAELAAVVDALMQNGQQAEVIKAQLIEPLAAMKHERDSRRRQEVASSKVDFFTMVRGED from the coding sequence ATGACAGCTTTGAAAGAGCGACAAAATTGGATGTCGGTACTCGCGCAGAGCCAGTTTTCAGAATTAAAAACGCGATGGGAAGCATTAGGGCTAGAAGCAGAATACGCAATGGTTCGCCAACCCGAGGTTGGGTTAGCACAAGTGCGAGCTCGTATGGGCTCAACAGGTCGTCAGTTCAATATGGGCGATGTCACCGTGACTCGCGCCGTCATCAAGCTAACAACTGGGGAGCTTGGCTACAGCTACTTACAGGGACGAAGTAAGCCGCATGCAGAGTTAGCAGCTGTAGTCGATGCCTTGATGCAAAACGGGCAACAAGCCGAAGTGATCAAAGCGCAACTTATAGAACCGTTGGCAGCGATGAAGCACGAACGAGACAGTCGACGTCGACAAGAAGTCGCTTCAAGCAAAGTGGACTTTTTTACCATGGTTCGTGGTGAAGACTAG
- the phnH gene encoding phosphonate C-P lyase system protein PhnH, which yields MSMISPAFQDAVHDSQQCFRLLLKAMSEPGTVVTLNRCEGFGSMMSAAAQTLLSMADNATPIWLSETLNADHAVTENIKFHVGAPIVEQPQQAGFAVISPQDLLAIDWSELTFNLGNEEYPDTSTTVVIEVDSLTSGSELSLSGPGIQSEQIASFSGLSEGFVAYLKERQSLVKFPLGVDFIFVADQQVLCLPRTTKVEAASCTLL from the coding sequence ATGAGTATGATTTCTCCTGCATTTCAAGATGCAGTTCATGACAGCCAGCAGTGCTTTCGATTGCTGCTGAAGGCGATGTCAGAACCCGGTACCGTAGTAACACTGAACCGTTGTGAAGGCTTTGGTTCAATGATGAGTGCTGCTGCTCAAACACTGCTTTCAATGGCCGACAACGCGACGCCAATTTGGCTCTCTGAGACATTAAATGCTGACCATGCGGTCACGGAAAATATTAAATTTCACGTTGGTGCACCGATTGTAGAACAGCCTCAACAAGCTGGTTTTGCGGTGATATCACCGCAAGATTTATTGGCGATCGATTGGTCGGAACTGACATTCAATCTCGGCAATGAAGAGTATCCAGACACTTCAACAACGGTTGTCATTGAGGTAGACAGCTTAACATCAGGCTCTGAGCTGTCACTGAGTGGCCCGGGCATTCAAAGTGAACAAATTGCTTCATTCAGTGGGTTATCAGAGGGTTTCGTTGCTTACCTTAAAGAGCGTCAATCATTGGTGAAGTTCCCACTAGGTGTCGACTTTATCTTTGTCGCAGACCAGCAAGTGCTGTGTCTGCCTCGTACAACTAAAGTGGAGGCGGCATCATGTACGTTGCTGTAA
- a CDS encoding carbon-phosphorus lyase complex subunit PhnI — protein sequence MYVAVKGGEKAISLAHQLQAKKRRGNPELPELTVDQIQEQLSGSVDRVMTEGGIYDKQLAALAIKQAAGDLVEAIFLLRAYRTTLPRLITAQPVDTSAMRIERRISATYKDLPGGQILGPTYDYTHRLLDFSLLAEGEAPQIPTQDVADSEPCPQVLGILENLDMMLTEEDDQQVPEDITMNPVNYPSNRSARLQNLVRGDEGFLLALSYSTQRGYGRNHPFAGEIRTGFSTLSIEPEELGFSIDIGEIELTECQMINGFVGNKQQKAKLTRGYGLTFGATERKAMSMALVDRSLQAAEFDEPVDSPAQDEEFVLSHSDNVEAAGFVSHLKLPHYVDFQAELELLRKMHKEHDELMAQPGNDEQGNDVQGGHS from the coding sequence ATGTACGTTGCTGTAAAAGGTGGAGAAAAGGCGATTAGCTTGGCGCACCAACTGCAAGCCAAGAAGCGTCGTGGTAATCCAGAGCTTCCAGAGCTGACTGTAGATCAGATTCAAGAGCAGCTGTCGGGTTCAGTAGATCGAGTGATGACGGAAGGCGGCATTTATGACAAACAACTTGCGGCATTGGCAATCAAACAAGCGGCTGGCGACCTTGTCGAAGCGATTTTCTTGTTACGCGCTTATCGCACCACGTTACCTCGCTTGATCACAGCGCAACCTGTCGACACGAGTGCTATGCGAATCGAGCGTCGTATTTCGGCAACCTACAAAGATTTACCTGGCGGCCAAATCTTAGGTCCAACTTACGATTACACACATCGCCTGTTGGATTTCAGCCTACTTGCAGAAGGTGAGGCTCCCCAAATCCCAACTCAAGATGTGGCTGACTCTGAACCTTGCCCACAGGTATTGGGTATTCTTGAAAACCTCGACATGATGTTGACCGAAGAAGATGACCAGCAAGTACCAGAAGACATCACCATGAATCCGGTGAACTACCCGTCTAACCGTAGTGCACGATTACAAAACTTGGTGCGTGGCGATGAAGGGTTTTTACTTGCACTGAGTTACTCGACTCAGCGTGGCTATGGTCGTAATCACCCATTCGCGGGCGAGATTCGTACTGGATTTTCAACGCTATCAATTGAACCAGAAGAGCTTGGTTTCAGCATCGACATCGGTGAAATTGAGCTAACAGAGTGTCAGATGATTAATGGCTTTGTTGGTAACAAACAACAGAAAGCTAAATTGACTCGTGGCTATGGCTTAACGTTCGGTGCAACTGAACGTAAAGCGATGTCGATGGCGTTGGTTGATCGTTCTTTGCAAGCTGCTGAGTTTGATGAGCCTGTTGATAGCCCTGCTCAAGACGAAGAGTTTGTGCTTTCTCACTCAGACAATGTTGAAGCTGCTGGTTTTGTGTCCCACCTAAAACTTCCTCACTACGTCGATTTCCAAGCGGAACTGGAGCTGCTTAGAAAAATGCACAAAGAGCACGATGAATTGATGGCTCAGCCAGGTAATGACGAACAAGGTAATGATGTACAAGGAGGTCACTCATGA
- a CDS encoding alpha-D-ribose 1-methylphosphonate 5-phosphate C-P-lyase PhnJ, with the protein MIRRALLKAVSIPGYQVPFGGREMPMPYGWGTGGVQITAAIIGQPDTLKVIDQGADDTTNAVSIREFFKSIASAKTTEKTTEASIIQTRHRIPEVDLQEDQILVYQVPIPEPLRFIEPRETETRKMHALQEYGIMHVKLYEDIARFGHISTAYAYPVRVNDRYIMDPSPIPKFDNPKMDNMAALQLFGAGREKRIYAVPPYTKVQSLDFEDHPFEIQKWDEPCAICGSKDTFLDEVVMDDQGSHMFVCSDTDYCREQQENNA; encoded by the coding sequence ATGATTCGTCGTGCGCTGCTTAAAGCTGTGTCTATTCCAGGTTACCAAGTTCCATTTGGTGGTCGTGAAATGCCCATGCCTTACGGGTGGGGAACCGGTGGTGTGCAGATCACCGCGGCGATTATTGGCCAACCAGACACGCTAAAAGTGATCGACCAAGGTGCCGACGATACAACTAATGCTGTATCGATTCGTGAGTTCTTCAAGTCTATCGCCAGTGCGAAAACGACTGAGAAAACCACCGAAGCGAGCATCATTCAGACACGACACCGTATCCCAGAAGTCGATCTTCAAGAAGACCAGATCTTAGTGTATCAGGTGCCGATCCCTGAGCCGTTGCGCTTCATTGAGCCACGTGAAACCGAAACTCGCAAAATGCATGCGCTGCAAGAGTACGGAATCATGCATGTAAAACTGTATGAAGATATCGCACGCTTTGGCCATATCTCAACGGCTTACGCTTACCCAGTAAGAGTGAATGATCGTTACATCATGGATCCATCACCAATTCCTAAATTCGACAATCCGAAAATGGACAACATGGCAGCATTGCAACTGTTTGGTGCGGGGCGCGAAAAGCGCATCTACGCGGTTCCTCCTTACACCAAAGTTCAGAGTTTAGATTTTGAAGACCATCCGTTTGAGATTCAGAAGTGGGACGAGCCGTGTGCAATTTGTGGTTCAAAAGATACCTTCCTTGATGAGGTCGTTATGGATGACCAAGGCTCACATATGTTCGTTTGTTCCGATACGGATTACTGCCGCGAACAACAGGAGAACAACGCATGA